From Alloacidobacterium dinghuense:
TGGCCATCAAGGAAATGATTCCGGACAAGCTGCTGATGCCGCTGGTGGTCTGGAAGGCGCTCATGCGCAGGGAACCTGAGCTCAAGCTCGCGCGCTTCATCTGCAGCCGCTCGGAACTGTCAGTCGATGTGGGCGCGAATCGTGGGATCTATGCATACCTGTTTGCGAAATACAGCGACAGCGTCCTCGCCATCGAACCGCATCCGGCAATGGCAGAGCGGCTGAAGCGGTCTCTGCCGGCAAAGGTGAAGATCTTGAACATCGCCGCTTCCGATCAGAACGGTCGCTGCGAATTCCATATTCCGCTGCAATCGGGAAGGGATGTTGATTCTCGATGCTCGCTCGAGGTCGACGTGAACAGGGAGTTTGCCACGCGTACGATCTCAGTGGAGCGGCGCCGACTGGACAAGCTTGCGATAGACCGCAGCAAAGTGGGGGCACTGAAAGTAGATGTGGAAGGTCACGAGATGAGCGCGCTTCGAGGGTTAGAGGGAATTGTTGAGGCGTCCAAGCCCACCGTTGTCGTCGAGTCCGAGGCACGGCACCACGCGGGCTCGCCGCACGACGTCTTCGAATTCTTTTGGGCGTTCGGCTATCGAGGATATTTTATTCACAGGAACCATCTGCGAAGAATTGAGGAATTCTCGGTGGAGGAGTTTCAAGTCTGCGACGAACTATTGCCGGTGGACGGAGGCAAATCGCCCGACTACATCAATAATTTTCTCTTTATTCATTCGGCGCGGAGCTCCGTACTGGAACGAGTGAAGGGTGTGTTTCCTCTGGCGAATGAATCTGCAACTCATCGGTCTGAGTCGGCGGCGGTCAAAGGGGAGCGCGCGTGAACATACTCATGCTTCACAACAGCTACCAGTTTCGCGGTGGAGAAGATGAGAGTTACGAATCGGAAGTGAGAATGCTTCGTTCCAATGGGCATTCAATCGAGACGATTCATATGGACTATGCACAGATGAGCGCGAAGGGAAAGATTCAGGTCGCGCTGGAGTCGCTTTGGTCCACGCCTTCGTACAAACTCGTCGACCGGATGTTGCAGGAGCGCAAGTTTGACGTGCTGCATGTTCAGAATTTTTTCCCATTGTTGTCGCCATCGGTTTACTACGCCGCGAAAAAGCACGGGGTAGCGGTGGTGCAAACACTGAGAAACTACCGTCTGCTTTGTCCGAGTGTTTTCTTCTATCGCGATGGCCGCCCCTGCGAGGACTGCATCGACAAGGCGTTCAAGTATCCCGGTATCCTTCATGGCTGCTATCGCGGCAGCCGTGCGGCTACTGCCGCCGTAGCTGCCATGACCGCCCTTCACACGATGAGAGGAACTTGGCTGAATGCAGTTGACATCTACATCGCGCTGACAAAGTTCGTGCGTGACAAGTTTATCCAGGCGGGGTTTCCGGAGCAGAAGCTCGTTGTCAAAAGCAACTTTGTCTATCCCGATCCGGGCTGCGGCGATGGGAAAGGCGATTATGCTCTGTTCGTCGGCCGGCTCAGCCCCGAGAAGGGCCTCGATACCTTACTGCAGGCCTGGAGACAATTGAACCGGAACTGGAAACTGAAAGTCGTTGGCGATGGTCCCATGGCGAACGACGTGCGCGCATTCTGCGCCGCGAACGCGAATGTTGAATGGGTGGGATCGAAGTCGCGCGCCGAAACTGCGGAAATGATGGGCAACGCGCGCCTACTGGTTTTTCCTTCGCAATGGTACGAGACATTTGGCAGAGTCGCGATGGAGAGCTTTGCGGCAGGTACGCCGGTGATTGCGTCGCGACTGGGCGCCATGGCCGAGGTTTGCGAAGACGGGCAAGCGGGGATGCTGTTCGAGACCGGAAATGCGGCCGATCTGGCTGACAAACTGCGTTGGGTGTTCGATCATCCGGCCGAAGCGAAGGCAATGCGGTCTGTCGCGCGTCAGGTCTTCGAAGCCAGGTACACGATGCCTCAGAACTACTGCGAACTCATCGATATCTATCAGGCCGCAGAGCGCGCGTGCAAGGGAGAACAAAACGGGAGGGGTTGCACTGCCGCTTAACAGACGTCGTTGGTTTAACCTGTCATCTGCGCGTGGTCCTCTTCGTCGGCAGGGCCAGTTTGTTTCGTGTCGCGCGGTGCCACAATTTTGAAGACAGCGAGGATGCGATTGAGCAGGCGACGATCCGGCCACGGCTTTCTGAGCAGCTCCCGCACCAGCTCGGGCTGGTCCCACGGGACATCATGGTAGCCAGTCACAAGGAACTGGCTGCCCGGATCGGTCTTCCAGGCATGAGGAAAAAGGGCGATGACGTCGTTTTCTTTCAGCGAGGATACCGGCGAGCCGGTAGTTGGACGGTTAGTGAGACTTGCAGCGAGAACTTCAGCGAGGTTGCCCTCGGGACTCACGTTCAAATGACCAAGTTGCGTAGCGCGCGGGTTCATTTCGATCAAGCAGGGCGCATTCGTGTCTTCCTCGATGATGAAATCGAGGCCATGAAAGCCGCTGAGCCTAAGCCTCCGGGCCATGAGACATGATGCGCGATCGATTTCATCATTGCGCACGAGGCGGAGAATGGTGGCTACGCCGCCGGGCCGCTGCGAGGCCAGGACCTCTACGGTTACGCTGGCCAGAACCTCGCCGTCCCAACACGCGAACATTGTTGTCACCTCGCGGCCAACTACGACTTTTTGCAGCGTGGCGAGAGTGCCGTGCCGGCGGCTCCAGAGCCAACGGGCTAGAGGATGACGATTCGCCAGGAATTGCTTCCATGCGATGGCTGAACGTCGCGCGCCGCTCAGCGAAGGAAATACCTCTGTCGCCTGCTGAGGGCTGGCAACGGGAACCACGCCGTCGCCACCCCACGTGCCGTCAATCTTGAGCATCGCCGGCCATTCGAGATCTAGAGCGTGAAGTCCTTCAATCGAATCGATCGCCCGAGTAGCCGGTATACGGATTCCAAGTTCCGAAGCGACCTGGAGGGTCAGGCTGCGGCTTTCCAGGATCGGATAAGCCTCCGGCGCGCCGAGGGAACGCTCGATCAGAGGGCGAAACTCCGGTTCAGCCTGGTGCAGTGCATGAAGTTGCCAGACAGAACCGTCATCGCAGGGAACGATGAGGTCCGGTTTTGCAGCCTGAAGAGCAGTCCGAAGGGATCCGATGGAGTCGAATCTCCGATAGGGATGGATAGCATGAACTCCGGAGACAAAGCGAAGGGGATGGCCGCTGGGACAGATGGCTGAAACTCTGCATCCTGCTTTGAGAAACGCGATGGCCAAGCGGGGCGACGTAGGCCACCAAAGGCTTGCGTTCAAGAGAACATCAGGCTGATACTGATCGTCCAACCGCTCGCTCTTGCAAAACCTACCAAACGATAACCAACAAATAAGCAGAATGCAAACTTTATAAATAGGCAAAAGCGCAAACTTCACAAACGTACCGTGCAATCGCCTGAAGGGTCATACGTCGCACGGAATGTGTAGTTCTTTGGTTCGATCTACTTTCAGGAAAGGGCAGAGACATGTTTGTTGACGTTGTGGTCATCGGAGCTGGTCCCTATGGCCTGTCGATCGCCGCGCATCTCGCTCAAACCAGCCTGTCATTCAGAATCTTCGGGACACCAATGAAGATCTGGAGGGATCACATGCCGCAGGGCATGCTTCTCAAGTCCGAAGGATTTGCCTCCAGCTTGTACGATCCTGGATCGACCTTTACTCTCCGGCACTACTGTCAAGAGACCCGGCGTCCGTATGCGGACATTGGTTCTCCGGTTCCGTTGGAGACATTCGTGGCGTATGGTCTCGAATTCCGCAACCGGTTTGTGCCCAAACTCGAAGAGACCCACATCACCAGCGTTCGTTCTATCGACGGCGGCTTTGAACTGGCCACAGCGGACGGACAAATTGTGAACGCCCGACGAGTTGTAGTAGCCACCGGCATCACTTCCTTCGCGTACGTGCCTCCTGAACTGGCCGAATTGCCCCGTGAACTGGTAACGCACAGCTCGGAGCACCAAGATCTGAGCGGATTCAAACGACGCAGAGTTGCCGTGCTGGGAGCGGGAGCATCAGCGCTCGAGCTCGCCGCTCTGCTTCATGAGGACGGCGCTCGTGTCGAGCTAATTGCTCGCAGTGCAAAGATTGCATTCCACACGTTTCTCAAGGAACCGCGCCCATTGTGGCAAAGGGTACGACACCCCCGCTCCGGACTGGGCATCGGGTGGCGTTCGCGCTTATGCACTGACGTGCCACTGCTCTTTCACTCCATGTCCGAGGAATTTCGGCTGCGCGTGGTTCAAAATCACCTTGGCCCAGCGCCAGGCTGGTTTGTTCGGGATCGGGTCGAGGGGAAGATCCCCATGTATCTCGAGACATCGGTCCGGGGTGCACGCGCAGACTCAGGCATGCTGCGTCTCACATTGCAGAAGAGCAGTTCGAAAAATATAGATATCGCGGTGGACCATTTGATTTCCGCTACCGGATATCGAGTTTCAATGACGAAGTTGTCCTTCTTATCCGAAACGCTGCGCCGGAGCCTCAATACAGCCGAAGACACGCCGGTCCTTTCCCGGCATTTTGAGACTTCGGTCTCTGGACTTTATATGGTCGGCCTTGCCTCGGCGAATTCTTTTGGTCCAATGATGCGCTTCGCCTATGGGGCCGGATATACCGCGCGCCGG
This genomic window contains:
- a CDS encoding FkbM family methyltransferase yields the protein MAIKEMIPDKLLMPLVVWKALMRREPELKLARFICSRSELSVDVGANRGIYAYLFAKYSDSVLAIEPHPAMAERLKRSLPAKVKILNIAASDQNGRCEFHIPLQSGRDVDSRCSLEVDVNREFATRTISVERRRLDKLAIDRSKVGALKVDVEGHEMSALRGLEGIVEASKPTVVVESEARHHAGSPHDVFEFFWAFGYRGYFIHRNHLRRIEEFSVEEFQVCDELLPVDGGKSPDYINNFLFIHSARSSVLERVKGVFPLANESATHRSESAAVKGERA
- a CDS encoding glycosyltransferase family 4 protein — encoded protein: MNILMLHNSYQFRGGEDESYESEVRMLRSNGHSIETIHMDYAQMSAKGKIQVALESLWSTPSYKLVDRMLQERKFDVLHVQNFFPLLSPSVYYAAKKHGVAVVQTLRNYRLLCPSVFFYRDGRPCEDCIDKAFKYPGILHGCYRGSRAATAAVAAMTALHTMRGTWLNAVDIYIALTKFVRDKFIQAGFPEQKLVVKSNFVYPDPGCGDGKGDYALFVGRLSPEKGLDTLLQAWRQLNRNWKLKVVGDGPMANDVRAFCAANANVEWVGSKSRAETAEMMGNARLLVFPSQWYETFGRVAMESFAAGTPVIASRLGAMAEVCEDGQAGMLFETGNAADLADKLRWVFDHPAEAKAMRSVARQVFEARYTMPQNYCELIDIYQAAERACKGEQNGRGCTAA
- a CDS encoding FAD-dependent oxidoreductase, whose product is MFVDVVVIGAGPYGLSIAAHLAQTSLSFRIFGTPMKIWRDHMPQGMLLKSEGFASSLYDPGSTFTLRHYCQETRRPYADIGSPVPLETFVAYGLEFRNRFVPKLEETHITSVRSIDGGFELATADGQIVNARRVVVATGITSFAYVPPELAELPRELVTHSSEHQDLSGFKRRRVAVLGAGASALELAALLHEDGARVELIARSAKIAFHTFLKEPRPLWQRVRHPRSGLGIGWRSRLCTDVPLLFHSMSEEFRLRVVQNHLGPAPGWFVRDRVEGKIPMYLETSVRGARADSGMLRLTLQKSSSKNIDIAVDHLISATGYRVSMTKLSFLSETLRRSLNTAEDTPVLSRHFETSVSGLYMVGLASANSFGPMMRFAYGAGYTARRLVGHLRAVLSTSRQGRPQPGVELAID